A segment of the Trifolium pratense cultivar HEN17-A07 linkage group LG7, ARS_RC_1.1, whole genome shotgun sequence genome:
aagGACAAATGCCTGATACTGTAGCTAGAATTATATCTTAACTCGTTTACCTTGACCATTAAGTCAACCTTATAACTcttatacattaatttttattcattaaatTAGTTAAGGTTTCATTTTGTTGGATATTTCAGcaaaagaagagagaatggTAGTAAATTTTGTATATGCTAAAAACAGCTTGTGCTATAAGTTATATGTGTTGTCTTATTTCTACTTCAATGGAACAAACTTTCACTCTCTAACTATTTGTGTAGGAGCAAAAGAAAACTGTAGACCAATCCATGTTACTGTGCTGCAAGTTCTTTATCTCGGAAGGACGTAACATTGCTACTCTTGATGCAATTGAACGAGCTGCTAGGTCGAATCTAGAAACTGTCATTGTGAACAAATTTCATGATAGAACTTACAACAGGGCAAGGTACAACCTCGTATCGTATGTTTTGCATGACTGCACAGGAAATGCCATATACAGCCCCCTGCAACAAACTGTTGTGGCCATGGCTGAGGCTGCATTCAATGCTATCAACCTTGAATTTCATGACGGGGCTCACCCTCGCTTAGGAGCAGTTGATGACATTGTTTTCCATCCACTTGCTTGTGCATCATTGGACGATGCAGCGTGGTTGGCGAAATCTGTGGCAGCGGATATTGGCAACCAATTCAATGGTAAGTCTTAAAGGACTTAATTCATGAAATGTAATACATCGATGCATCAATGTTTTACACTTACACTGAATTGTTTGTAATCTGTGAATATGCAGTACCTGTATTTCTTTATGCTGCTGCACACCCAACAGGGAAACAACTCGATGCAATAAGGCGAGAACTCGGATATTACCGGCCTAATTCCATTGGAAACCAATGGGCAGGGTGGACTATGCCTGATATTCTACCTCAAACACCAGATGAAGGGCCTATTGTTGTTACAAGATCAAGAGGCATTTCAATGATTGGTGCACAATCTTGGGTCACGCTCTACAACATACCACTATTGTCGACCGATGTATCAGCAGCAAGAAGGATTGCAAGGAAGGTTAGTGCTCGTGGTGGAGGGCTTCCTACGGTGCAGACACTCGGGATTGTTTGTGAGGATTCGACTGAAATAGCTTGCATGTTGTTGGAGCCTAATCGGATTGGAGCTGATAGGGTGCAGAATTTGGTTGAGATATTGGCAGCACAAGAAGGATTAGATGTAGAAAAAGGATACTATACTGACTTATCTCCGGAAATGATAGTAGAACAGTACATGAACCTGATCTCTGCTAAAAAATCATCACCATAACAGCGAAGGTATCATTGAAGTAACTTGTATTTTGTTGGATCCAAAGAATGTTGGTGGTGAAAGAGTACAACAAGAATTTGAGAACCTTGCAAGGGAAGAAAGTATTTCTATGGAGAAGGGGATACTACACAGATTTTTCACAGGAAGAAATTGTTAAAAGTTACATAAACTGCTTGAAGAGAGAATTTGATGTGGAAAAATTACTTTTTGCCATCCGGTGAATTTTCATTCCAATGTCAAATTGGccttaatttatatacaccgtCAGTATAACTTTTTACATTCGCAATCGTTCATCATGTTTGATCATCAAGAATATTTGACTTCTATGCTAATTATTTctaaaaggaaaatgttaaacagtgtcccTGGGGCATtgattaagcatgttaaaatagaaattctgtctcaaaatgcgtgcattcaatgcctcaaaagtacaaaaagttgtcttttcaatataaattttattttttgtttcctttttaggtatgcttaacaagtgccccggggacactgtttagcatgaccctttctAAAATCATATACATGATTGGTTGTAATGTTCCGACGGTGTAGATGTCACAACCATTGATATATTAGGCATATTGTTCTCCACTAAACATGTTTGATCATCAAGAATATTAGGCATATTGCTTAACATTTTTATAtaaactaaccaaacatcatctATTTAATTATATGTTATTGTATGTTGTTTTCCCCCATTGATCATCTTTATCCAGCTCAACATGGCAAACTTTATCCCATAGACAAAATTAGGTCTGCTATGCAAAACCAAATCAGTCATCATCAATAAATAACCAAAGAAACTTCTGATCTTATTTAACAGTTTAGGTGATTGTGCCTAGGAGCATTGCTGGTTTGgcaattgatttttgttttttgtttgtttatcaAAGATTGAATAGTGCAGTGATTGGTATAAGTTTGTATTGTTATAGGTTTAATTTGTGTTAATTAAAATAAGCATAACCAGCTAAAAAAATCCAATTCAGTGGATTAACCCTCTCAATTCTGTGGGCTTACGTGATGAGTAAGTAATAAAATCATATGAAAAAAGTAAAATGGAAACAAACTTTTTTAAGCGTTTATTGATCAGGAACACAATGTATGTATTATTAAATACAGTACAATTTTGTTGTTCCACACGTTatgaaaaagttatatttttaataagaaCTTTAAAATGATGGATGACAGGTGAATTTAGAAATGGAAAACTTTTAAATTTAGTGAAcacttataaaaagaaaattatatttaccTCGCTTCACTATCTTAGTTATGACTGTACCATCAATATCTGTTCCAAGTGGCAAGTGTTTTAGACTCATTAATTAGGTGGTTAGAGATTTGATTTCTGATTTCTGTATAGAAAGAATTCCGTTAGGAGGAGAGAACACATATCGTGTCTCATATGTTCTCCGACAGAGATTAGGTCAAAAGTTCGTACTTATATTACGATAAAAATAAAGCTGTGACTGTGAAGACAGTTGATGTGTTGGATTGGATGTTAATTTGAGCCAGTAATACAATAGAGGTTTTAGAGAAACAACATAGTACCTTGTTGTTTTTTTGAGGATAATGGAATGACGTGGCACC
Coding sequences within it:
- the LOC123894667 gene encoding glutamate formimidoyltransferase-like; translation: MAFNYTTQEQKKTVDQSMLLCCKFFISEGRNIATLDAIERAARSNLETVIVNKFHDRTYNRARYNLVSYVLHDCTGNAIYSPLQQTVVAMAEAAFNAINLEFHDGAHPRLGAVDDIVFHPLACASLDDAAWLAKSVAADIGNQFNVPVFLYAAAHPTGKQLDAIRRELGYYRPNSIGNQWAGWTMPDILPQTPDEGPIVVTRSRGISMIGAQSWVTLYNIPLLSTDVSAARRIARKVSARGGGLPTVQTLGIVCEDSTEIACMLLEPNRIGADRVQNLVEILAAQEGLDVEKGYYTDLSPEMIVEQYMNLISAKKSSP